In one Oryzias latipes chromosome 13, ASM223467v1 genomic region, the following are encoded:
- the LOC101166486 gene encoding NADPH--cytochrome P450 reductase isoform X2 produces MGCVFSLPEDRRDAAERQVSQRETSFIEKMKKTGKNIIVFYGSQTGTAEEFANRLSKDAQRYGMKGMAADPEEYTMGELARMSEIKNSLAIFCMATYGEGDPTDNAQDFYDWLQENDDEDLSGLNYTVFALGNKTYEHYNAMGKYVDKRLEELGAKRIFDLGLGDDDSNLEEDFVSWREQFWPAVCEHFGVEASADELSIRQYELKLHNDVNMNKVFTGEIGRLKSFEVQKPPFDAKNPFLAPVTVNRRLNKAGDRHLMHLELDITGSKLRYESGDHVAVFPTNDSALVNRLGEILGVDLDVVISLNNLDEESNKKHPFPCPTTYRTALTHYLDIMNPPRTNVLYELAQYASEPKDQENMRKMASSSPEGKALYQTWVLDSCRNILAILEDMPSLKPPVDHLCELLPRLQARYYSIASSSKVHPNSIHICAVVVEYSTKTGRVNKGVATNWLKNKLVNGHKSTVPMFIRKSQFRLPFKATNPVIMIGPGTGIAPFMGFIQERGWLKEQGKEVGETVLYFGCRHKNEDYIYQEELEDAEKSGVLTQLNVAFSRDQDHKVYVQHLLKKNKEHVWKLIHTDNAHLYVCGDARNMAKDVQTALYEIAEELEGMTRTQATDYIKKLMTKGRYSQDVWS; encoded by the exons ACAAGTCTCACAACGAGAGACGAGTTTCATtgagaagatgaagaaaact GGGAAGAACATCATCGTGTTCTACGGCTCCCAGACGGGAACAGCAGAGGAATTTGCCAACAGGCTGTCCAAAGATGCTCAGCGCTATGGCATGAAAGGAATGGCTGCTGATCCAGAGGAGTACACCATG GGGGAACTGGCCCGTATGTCTGAGATCAAGAACTCACTGGCTATTTTTTGTATGGCCACTTACGGTGAAGGCGACCCGACGGATAACGCCCAGGACTTCTATGACTGGCTGCAGGAGAACGATGATGAAGACCTCTCTGGACTGAACTACACT GTGTTTGCGCTGGGAAATAAAACGTACGAACACTACAACGCGATGGGGAAATACGTGGACAAAAGGCTGGAGGAGCTTGGAGCCAAACGCATCTTTGATCTCGGTTTGGGAGACGACGACAGCAA cCTGGAGGAGGACTTTGTTTCGTGGAGAGAGCAGTTCTGGCCGGCCGTCTGCGAGCACTTTGGGGTGGAGGCTTCAGCAGATGAACTCAG TATCCGGCAGTATGAGCTGAAGCTCCACAACGACGTCAACATGAACAAAGTGTTCACCGGAGAAATCGGCCGCCTGAAGAGTTTTGAGGTCCAAAAGCC GCCTTTTGATGCTAAAAACCCCTTCTTGGCTCCCGTCACCGTCAACCGCAGACTCAACAAAGCAGGGGATCGGCATCTTATGCACCTGGAGCTAGACATCACAGGCTCCAAGCTCAG GTACGAGTCAGGAGACCATGTTGCTGTCTTCCCCACAAATGACTCTGCACTGGTGAACAGACTGGGAGAGATCCTTGGTGTGGACCTTGATGTGGTTATCTCCCTGAACAACCTTGATG AGGAGTCCAACAAAAAGCATCCTTTTCCCTGTCCCACCACCTACCGTACTGCCCTCACACACTACCTGGACATCATGAACCCTCCCCGCACCAACGTCCTCTACGAACTGGCACAGTACGCCTCCGAGCCCAAAGACCAGGAAAATATGCGCAAGATGGCCTCTTCCTCCCCCGAGGGCAAG GCTCTTTACCAGACGTGGGTGTTGGACTCCTGCAGGAACATCCTGGCCATCCTGGAGGACATGCCTTCTTTAAAGCCTCCGGTTGATCATCTGTGTGAGCTGCTGCCTCGCCTCCAGGCTCGCTACTATTCCATAGCTTCCTCTTCTAAA GTTCACCCCAATAGCATCCACATCTGTGCCGTGGTGGTGGAGTACTCCACCAAGACGGGGCGGGTCAACAAAGGAGTGGCGACAAACTGGCTGAAGAACAAACTGGTTAACGGTCACAAATCGACTGTTCCCATGTTCATCCGCAAGTCCCAGTTCCGCCTGCCTTTCAAAGCCACGAACCCCGTCATCATGATCGGCCCGGGGACAGGAATCGCTCCGTTCATGGGCTTCATCCAGGAGAGAGGCTGGCTCAAAGAGCAAG gtaAAGAGGTCGGGGAGACGGTGTTGTATTTCGGCTGCAGACACAAGAACGAGGACTACATTTaccaggaggagctggaggacgcGGAAAAGAGCGGCGTTTTAACTCAGCTGAACGTTGCCTTCTCCAGAGACCAGGATCACAAG GTGTACGTGCAGCATCTCCTGAAGAAAAATAAGGAACACGTTTGGAAACTGATTCACACGGACAACGCTCATCTCTACGTCTGCGG GGATGCAAGAAACATGGCTAAAGATGTACAGACGGCTTTATATGAGATTGCAGAGGAGTTGGAAGGCATGACACGCACCCAGGCCACAGACTATATCAAGAAACTGATGACCAAGGGACGCTACTCGCAGGACGTGTGGAGTTAA
- the LOC101166486 gene encoding NADPH--cytochrome P450 reductase isoform X1 produces the protein MEPETHTEPVGDEEPLFSNLDLFLFSLIIGLVVYYFMSRKKPEPIPEFKKIDTPQVSQRETSFIEKMKKTGKNIIVFYGSQTGTAEEFANRLSKDAQRYGMKGMAADPEEYTMGELARMSEIKNSLAIFCMATYGEGDPTDNAQDFYDWLQENDDEDLSGLNYTVFALGNKTYEHYNAMGKYVDKRLEELGAKRIFDLGLGDDDSNLEEDFVSWREQFWPAVCEHFGVEASADELSIRQYELKLHNDVNMNKVFTGEIGRLKSFEVQKPPFDAKNPFLAPVTVNRRLNKAGDRHLMHLELDITGSKLRYESGDHVAVFPTNDSALVNRLGEILGVDLDVVISLNNLDEESNKKHPFPCPTTYRTALTHYLDIMNPPRTNVLYELAQYASEPKDQENMRKMASSSPEGKALYQTWVLDSCRNILAILEDMPSLKPPVDHLCELLPRLQARYYSIASSSKVHPNSIHICAVVVEYSTKTGRVNKGVATNWLKNKLVNGHKSTVPMFIRKSQFRLPFKATNPVIMIGPGTGIAPFMGFIQERGWLKEQGKEVGETVLYFGCRHKNEDYIYQEELEDAEKSGVLTQLNVAFSRDQDHKVYVQHLLKKNKEHVWKLIHTDNAHLYVCGDARNMAKDVQTALYEIAEELEGMTRTQATDYIKKLMTKGRYSQDVWS, from the exons ACAAGTCTCACAACGAGAGACGAGTTTCATtgagaagatgaagaaaact GGGAAGAACATCATCGTGTTCTACGGCTCCCAGACGGGAACAGCAGAGGAATTTGCCAACAGGCTGTCCAAAGATGCTCAGCGCTATGGCATGAAAGGAATGGCTGCTGATCCAGAGGAGTACACCATG GGGGAACTGGCCCGTATGTCTGAGATCAAGAACTCACTGGCTATTTTTTGTATGGCCACTTACGGTGAAGGCGACCCGACGGATAACGCCCAGGACTTCTATGACTGGCTGCAGGAGAACGATGATGAAGACCTCTCTGGACTGAACTACACT GTGTTTGCGCTGGGAAATAAAACGTACGAACACTACAACGCGATGGGGAAATACGTGGACAAAAGGCTGGAGGAGCTTGGAGCCAAACGCATCTTTGATCTCGGTTTGGGAGACGACGACAGCAA cCTGGAGGAGGACTTTGTTTCGTGGAGAGAGCAGTTCTGGCCGGCCGTCTGCGAGCACTTTGGGGTGGAGGCTTCAGCAGATGAACTCAG TATCCGGCAGTATGAGCTGAAGCTCCACAACGACGTCAACATGAACAAAGTGTTCACCGGAGAAATCGGCCGCCTGAAGAGTTTTGAGGTCCAAAAGCC GCCTTTTGATGCTAAAAACCCCTTCTTGGCTCCCGTCACCGTCAACCGCAGACTCAACAAAGCAGGGGATCGGCATCTTATGCACCTGGAGCTAGACATCACAGGCTCCAAGCTCAG GTACGAGTCAGGAGACCATGTTGCTGTCTTCCCCACAAATGACTCTGCACTGGTGAACAGACTGGGAGAGATCCTTGGTGTGGACCTTGATGTGGTTATCTCCCTGAACAACCTTGATG AGGAGTCCAACAAAAAGCATCCTTTTCCCTGTCCCACCACCTACCGTACTGCCCTCACACACTACCTGGACATCATGAACCCTCCCCGCACCAACGTCCTCTACGAACTGGCACAGTACGCCTCCGAGCCCAAAGACCAGGAAAATATGCGCAAGATGGCCTCTTCCTCCCCCGAGGGCAAG GCTCTTTACCAGACGTGGGTGTTGGACTCCTGCAGGAACATCCTGGCCATCCTGGAGGACATGCCTTCTTTAAAGCCTCCGGTTGATCATCTGTGTGAGCTGCTGCCTCGCCTCCAGGCTCGCTACTATTCCATAGCTTCCTCTTCTAAA GTTCACCCCAATAGCATCCACATCTGTGCCGTGGTGGTGGAGTACTCCACCAAGACGGGGCGGGTCAACAAAGGAGTGGCGACAAACTGGCTGAAGAACAAACTGGTTAACGGTCACAAATCGACTGTTCCCATGTTCATCCGCAAGTCCCAGTTCCGCCTGCCTTTCAAAGCCACGAACCCCGTCATCATGATCGGCCCGGGGACAGGAATCGCTCCGTTCATGGGCTTCATCCAGGAGAGAGGCTGGCTCAAAGAGCAAG gtaAAGAGGTCGGGGAGACGGTGTTGTATTTCGGCTGCAGACACAAGAACGAGGACTACATTTaccaggaggagctggaggacgcGGAAAAGAGCGGCGTTTTAACTCAGCTGAACGTTGCCTTCTCCAGAGACCAGGATCACAAG GTGTACGTGCAGCATCTCCTGAAGAAAAATAAGGAACACGTTTGGAAACTGATTCACACGGACAACGCTCATCTCTACGTCTGCGG GGATGCAAGAAACATGGCTAAAGATGTACAGACGGCTTTATATGAGATTGCAGAGGAGTTGGAAGGCATGACACGCACCCAGGCCACAGACTATATCAAGAAACTGATGACCAAGGGACGCTACTCGCAGGACGTGTGGAGTTAA